In the Rubidibacter lacunae KORDI 51-2 genome, one interval contains:
- a CDS encoding glycosyltransferase family 2 protein, whose product MTVSEFFSQRMRHRLQSRVLRLRSATFIAIAIVVLGAGVAIAWFAGEGIVSELFAHLAEFQANPPQWLQPPMSLRERHFLLLALMLWGVVISVTKISPQPKGWARYVVVGVLMVLTMRYIMWRALSTLNLRDPLNGTFSLLLFFLEMLMLSSGTIQLFLMLNVRDRSPQANRLQPAVIAGSYRPSVDILVPSYNEPEFILRRTLIGCQAIAYEPKTIYLLDDTRRQHIRKLAEELGCQYITRSDNEHAKAGNLNHALPLTHGELIAVFDADFIPTRNFLQRTVGFFQRDSVALVQTPQSFYNPDPIAHNLGLEDVLTPEEEVFYRQIQPIKDGAGSVVCSGTAFVVRRAALEAAGGFVTDSLSEDYFTGIRLSARGYHLVYLDEKLSAGLAAENIATHITQRIRWARGTLQAFFITSNPLTIPGLNPIQRLAHFEGLLHWFTSFTRIYFLLMPLAYSFLGVIPLETTIPEFLYFFVPYYLVQLAVFSWLNCQSRSALLSDIYAIVSAFPLALTVIEVMLRPFSKGFKVTPKGTSSKRVRFNWVLGAPLLVLFAATAVSLWRNLGVSMMYEVEGLSIGWVWSAYNLMMLWVSLLVLLDFPQPDSYQWYRLRRVVRLDIEGIEGWGYTTRISELGIEIALTQSHPVLDRPHGQSVALELAEEKLELQGRFVRSDLTQELPRVQIEFEGLTLDQQRRAIALIYCRPGQWLSRKSPGELQSLLLLFRILVRPRVLVDRKREPRAIAVGQL is encoded by the coding sequence ATGACAGTTTCCGAATTCTTTAGCCAGCGCATGCGCCATCGCCTGCAGTCCCGCGTTCTGCGACTGCGTAGCGCGACCTTCATCGCGATCGCGATCGTGGTTTTGGGAGCCGGCGTTGCGATCGCCTGGTTTGCCGGAGAAGGCATTGTCAGCGAACTCTTCGCCCACCTAGCAGAGTTTCAAGCGAATCCCCCGCAGTGGTTGCAACCGCCGATGTCGTTACGGGAACGGCATTTCCTGCTGCTGGCATTGATGCTCTGGGGCGTTGTTATCTCGGTCACCAAGATCTCGCCGCAACCCAAGGGCTGGGCACGTTACGTCGTCGTCGGCGTGTTGATGGTGCTGACAATGCGCTACATCATGTGGCGGGCCCTATCGACACTCAACCTCCGCGACCCGCTCAACGGCACGTTTAGTTTGCTGCTGTTTTTCCTGGAGATGTTGATGCTCTCCAGCGGCACGATCCAGCTTTTCTTGATGCTGAACGTTCGCGATCGCTCCCCCCAGGCCAACCGCCTGCAACCGGCCGTGATCGCCGGGAGCTATCGACCGTCGGTAGATATCTTAGTCCCGTCCTATAACGAGCCGGAATTTATCTTGCGGCGCACGCTGATCGGCTGTCAGGCGATCGCCTACGAGCCAAAAACCATTTATTTGCTGGACGACACGCGGCGACAGCACATTCGCAAACTAGCCGAAGAACTGGGTTGCCAGTACATTACGCGTTCGGACAACGAGCACGCGAAGGCTGGCAACCTCAACCACGCGCTCCCTCTCACCCACGGCGAACTCATCGCCGTATTCGACGCCGACTTCATTCCGACGCGCAACTTCCTGCAACGCACGGTCGGCTTCTTTCAACGCGACAGCGTCGCCCTCGTGCAGACACCCCAGAGCTTTTACAATCCCGACCCAATTGCTCACAACCTCGGTCTCGAAGACGTTCTGACGCCAGAAGAGGAAGTATTTTACCGACAAATTCAGCCGATCAAAGACGGTGCAGGGAGTGTCGTCTGCTCCGGAACGGCATTTGTAGTGCGGCGAGCAGCATTGGAAGCCGCTGGCGGCTTCGTCACCGATTCGCTGAGCGAAGATTACTTCACCGGAATTCGCCTATCAGCACGAGGCTATCACTTGGTGTATCTCGATGAGAAACTCAGTGCCGGTTTGGCTGCCGAGAACATTGCTACCCATATCACACAGCGCATTCGGTGGGCACGCGGGACGCTGCAGGCGTTTTTCATTACCTCGAACCCCTTGACGATTCCGGGATTGAATCCGATCCAACGCCTAGCCCATTTTGAAGGATTGCTGCACTGGTTTACGAGCTTCACGCGCATTTACTTCTTGCTCATGCCCCTAGCCTATTCGTTCTTAGGAGTCATACCGCTCGAGACAACAATACCCGAGTTTTTATACTTCTTCGTACCGTACTACCTCGTTCAGCTGGCAGTATTTTCCTGGTTGAATTGCCAAAGCCGCTCCGCATTGCTCTCGGACATTTACGCGATCGTGTCGGCATTCCCACTGGCACTAACCGTGATCGAGGTGATGTTGCGGCCGTTTTCAAAAGGGTTCAAGGTGACGCCAAAAGGAACCTCAAGCAAGCGCGTTCGCTTCAATTGGGTGTTGGGTGCGCCGCTACTCGTGCTGTTCGCCGCCACGGCAGTGAGCTTGTGGCGCAATCTGGGCGTATCGATGATGTATGAAGTCGAGGGCTTGAGTATCGGCTGGGTGTGGAGTGCTTACAACTTGATGATGCTCTGGGTATCGCTGCTGGTGTTGCTGGACTTCCCGCAGCCGGATTCGTATCAGTGGTATCGACTGCGACGAGTCGTGCGCCTGGATATCGAAGGGATCGAAGGTTGGGGCTATACGACACGCATTTCCGAACTGGGCATCGAGATCGCGCTGACCCAGTCCCATCCGGTGTTGGACCGGCCGCACGGGCAATCGGTTGCTCTAGAACTTGCCGAAGAAAAGCTGGAGCTGCAAGGTCGGTTCGTTCGCAGCGATCTGACCCAAGAACTGCCGCGCGTGCAAATTGAGTTCGAGGGACTAACTCTCGACCAACAGCGCCGCGCGATCGCGCTGATTTACTGCCGTCCCGGGCAGTGGCTCAGCCGCAAGTCACCAGGCGAGCTGCAGTCATTGCTATTGCTATTTCGCATTCTGGTCAGGCCGCGCGTGTTGGTCGACCGCAAGCGCGAGCCGCGGGCGATCGCCGTCGGGCAGCTTTGA
- a CDS encoding DUF4079 domain-containing protein gives MTPEDFSYIIHPAIAVIFVFPLIGAVTHFALQTRQRRLEAAAGEKSKVPATVGREHLRLGKWLAAAVVSVSLLGLLQPILLKGIIEGNLFAEAPFEATFLLLMFPATAASLALLYLARQPLWRGVFATLTGMGLVVLGCNEAIFRRTYEWYVSHYYFGIVVALLMVLSLATVEDIYRDRSLAWRRAHAFLNSVAFLLFLAQGMTGARDLFEIALYKTP, from the coding sequence ATGACTCCCGAAGACTTTTCCTACATCATCCACCCCGCGATCGCGGTCATATTCGTGTTTCCGCTGATCGGTGCCGTGACACACTTTGCCCTGCAGACGCGTCAGCGTCGCTTAGAGGCTGCGGCCGGTGAGAAGAGTAAGGTGCCGGCTACAGTCGGACGCGAACACTTGCGTTTGGGTAAGTGGCTGGCGGCAGCAGTCGTAAGCGTGTCTTTACTAGGTCTGCTGCAGCCGATCCTGCTCAAGGGCATCATCGAGGGCAATCTGTTTGCCGAAGCGCCTTTTGAAGCAACGTTTCTGTTGCTAATGTTTCCGGCAACGGCCGCGTCGCTGGCATTGCTCTATCTCGCGCGGCAGCCGCTGTGGCGCGGCGTGTTCGCGACGCTGACGGGCATGGGATTGGTCGTGTTGGGCTGCAATGAGGCAATCTTCCGGCGCACTTATGAGTGGTACGTCTCCCACTACTATTTCGGGATCGTCGTTGCGCTGCTAATGGTGCTGTCGCTAGCGACGGTGGAAGATATTTATCGCGATCGCTCGCTAGCCTGGCGGCGCGCTCACGCCTTTTTGAACTCGGTGGCATTTCTGCTGTTCCTGGCTCAGGGAATGACTGGAGCCCGCGATCTGTTCGAGATTGCACTCTACAAGACCCCTTAA
- a CDS encoding CU044_2847 family protein, which yields MKSSTKSIPVQLTNGIKVYIQATADDADEESMQVGDEVESDVALKFPTVEGIAEAIEGVAQTVKVGLDKVSPTKARVEFSLEFGFESGQLTALIVQGSQKANLKIALEWEKGKK from the coding sequence GTGAAATCCTCAACGAAGTCAATCCCCGTTCAACTCACCAACGGTATAAAGGTATACATCCAGGCGACTGCGGATGATGCAGACGAAGAGAGTATGCAAGTTGGCGATGAAGTCGAGAGTGATGTAGCTCTCAAATTTCCCACGGTCGAGGGCATTGCCGAGGCAATTGAGGGAGTTGCTCAAACGGTTAAAGTGGGTTTGGATAAAGTCAGTCCTACGAAAGCAAGAGTAGAATTCAGTTTGGAATTTGGCTTTGAGTCCGGGCAATTAACTGCCCTAATCGTGCAGGGAAGCCAGAAGGCGAACCTGAAGATTGCATTGGAGTGGGAGAAGGGGAAGAAGTAA
- a CDS encoding trypsin-like peptidase domain-containing protein, whose translation MAATLGKEIYTLFYDCVVRVRSGSGQGTGFFVSPGRIMTCAHVIGCANPDQVQTYWRQKELIPTRVDSQWQESGNEGNLDIAVLHVAITEHPCVELDVDVLPRDRLHSFGYPENKHGGQPLGPECVGLTEEEKFLVLKDENIRPGFSGAPLLNERTLKVCGAIKSNRSIQVVNNIFRGFGGYAIPIHRILYQFPRVREDNDVFHAQDKKWHSAMNPMSRNNETKASAEKESLTSRVKRRAMQERLVRLEKEYTACNQQIGRCFNDVEKMRLEYQASQILQEIRDIEDSLS comes from the coding sequence TTGGCTGCGACTCTAGGCAAGGAAATATATACTTTATTTTATGACTGTGTGGTTCGTGTTAGATCAGGCAGTGGACAGGGAACGGGCTTCTTCGTTTCCCCAGGTCGGATAATGACTTGCGCTCATGTCATTGGCTGTGCAAATCCCGACCAAGTTCAAACATATTGGCGTCAAAAGGAATTGATTCCTACGAGAGTTGACTCTCAATGGCAGGAGTCCGGTAACGAAGGCAATCTCGATATCGCAGTTTTGCATGTTGCGATTACCGAGCATCCCTGTGTTGAGTTGGATGTTGATGTACTTCCACGCGATCGCCTACACAGTTTTGGCTACCCCGAAAACAAGCATGGGGGTCAACCACTAGGACCGGAATGTGTAGGTCTAACCGAAGAAGAGAAGTTTCTAGTTCTTAAAGATGAGAATATACGTCCTGGGTTTAGTGGGGCTCCCTTACTCAACGAGAGAACATTGAAGGTTTGTGGTGCCATCAAGAGCAATCGCTCCATTCAGGTTGTGAATAATATCTTCAGAGGATTTGGAGGATATGCAATTCCCATTCACAGAATTCTCTATCAATTTCCGCGTGTACGAGAAGACAATGATGTATTCCACGCCCAGGATAAGAAATGGCACTCTGCCATGAATCCGATGTCAAGAAATAACGAGACAAAAGCATCTGCAGAGAAAGAAAGCTTGACTAGTAGAGTCAAAAGGCGTGCAATGCAAGAGCGTCTGGTTCGGCTAGAGAAGGAATATACGGCTTGCAACCAGCAAATTGGAAGATGTTTCAATGACGTAGAGAAAATGCGACTAGAGTATCAGGCAAGCCAAATTCTTCAAGAGATAAGAGATATTGAAGATAGTTTAAGTTGA
- a CDS encoding AAA family ATPase — MKNTLDFKGIQKRQTNTPHSDSPQHPEPYIASKLLVDAVNLAIFLQRPLLLEGEAGCGKTRLAIALAYELGLPLYRWNIRSTTKYQEGLYEYDAVLRLHDVHARQAGELPRDPAYADNYIEYGPLGKAFTVTDRPAVVLIDEIDKAELDFPNDLLAVLDEPWEFRIRETGGDPIRAHHVPIVIITSNKEKGNLPAPFLRRCLYHFIKFPDTEEALQEIVEVHYLIREEKPPSPDLAKSAISRFLQLREREGLYKKPGTSEFLDWLRALASFRGEPFPTEGLQDGGSVPYPELLFKLRADWRNFAIAL; from the coding sequence ATGAAAAACACGTTAGATTTTAAGGGTATCCAGAAGCGACAAACTAACACTCCTCATTCAGATTCACCCCAGCACCCCGAGCCTTATATTGCATCGAAGCTGTTAGTTGATGCGGTTAATCTTGCTATTTTCCTACAGCGACCTTTATTGCTGGAAGGAGAAGCGGGTTGTGGTAAAACTCGATTGGCAATCGCGTTAGCCTATGAACTGGGGCTCCCACTATATCGCTGGAATATTCGATCAACAACTAAGTATCAAGAAGGGCTCTACGAGTATGATGCCGTGCTGCGATTGCATGACGTTCATGCGCGCCAAGCAGGAGAGTTGCCGAGAGATCCAGCCTATGCAGATAATTACATCGAGTACGGTCCTCTTGGTAAAGCATTTACTGTAACTGATCGTCCGGCTGTAGTCCTTATTGACGAGATTGACAAGGCAGAGCTAGATTTTCCTAACGATCTGCTTGCTGTTCTGGACGAGCCGTGGGAATTTCGGATTCGCGAAACGGGCGGCGATCCCATTCGAGCCCACCACGTTCCCATCGTCATAATAACCAGCAATAAAGAGAAAGGGAACCTCCCCGCCCCGTTCTTGCGGCGCTGTCTCTATCACTTTATTAAGTTCCCAGATACGGAGGAAGCGTTACAGGAGATTGTTGAAGTTCACTACCTCATTCGAGAAGAAAAGCCACCATCGCCCGACTTGGCCAAATCTGCGATTTCAAGGTTTCTACAGCTCCGGGAGCGTGAAGGGCTGTACAAGAAACCTGGGACAAGTGAGTTTCTCGATTGGTTACGGGCTTTAGCTAGTTTCCGAGGTGAACCCTTCCCTACAGAGGGTTTGCAGGATGGAGGGTCTGTTCCCTATCCCGAGCTACTATTCAAGCTGCGCGCAGATTGGCGTAATTTCGCCATCGCGTTATGA
- a CDS encoding formylglycine-generating enzyme family protein: MTTLTPQMQRERARAAVDRFVGRFGEPYRVLAYYAALPLVLTPDLLHYLRNEFLRDRGVPWVAEADLLLSDLCRPVGYELYVVDTAVRAYLLEDMECVLGQSQMEAVARLLISYLRYLMQNSPQLDERELEAQQWAAMVYLEARRETVVREIAGKFLHATLAAEPLAGESLLVSQQEMARLARITRELAPQLREYPALVEYAATIAQLLRAPREVLPHSLRSSYRITADVELEIPESLLPTLALKPDASEILSKPILEGGPKRQVLEFETAQLVDPDEEALSATDWVPPLETESVTVVTIALEPATEESPEAELEAFEFESARIARTRKRWAIRKTRRHGHQFIEQLIEGVQLEMVAIPGGTFLMGSPKDESERENDEGPQHEVTIPPLFISKYPVTQAQWKFVVAELPQVKCELPPLPSNFKGSDRPVEQISWYEAVEFCDRLAACTGRPCRLPSEAEWEYACRAGTTTPFHFGETISPALANYNSTSTYSNGPKGKYRQKSTPVGSFPANDFGLYDMHGNVLEWCQDQYHEKYAEGVFPCDGSAWEDRGKSAERILRGGAWFGFPRWCRSAYRYHFNPGARNYAIGFRVACAAPRT; this comes from the coding sequence ATGACAACTTTGACGCCGCAGATGCAGAGAGAGCGAGCACGAGCAGCGGTCGATCGCTTCGTGGGGCGGTTTGGCGAGCCGTATCGCGTGCTGGCTTACTATGCGGCGCTGCCGCTGGTGCTGACACCGGACTTGCTGCACTATCTGCGGAACGAGTTTCTGCGCGATCGTGGGGTGCCGTGGGTGGCAGAGGCCGACCTGTTGCTATCGGATTTGTGTCGTCCAGTAGGCTACGAGCTGTATGTGGTGGATACAGCAGTGAGAGCGTATCTATTGGAGGATATGGAATGCGTGCTGGGACAATCGCAGATGGAGGCGGTGGCGCGGCTGCTCATTAGCTACTTGCGGTATTTAATGCAGAACAGTCCGCAGCTAGACGAGCGCGAGCTGGAAGCGCAGCAGTGGGCGGCAATGGTGTATTTGGAGGCACGGCGAGAGACGGTGGTGCGCGAGATCGCTGGTAAGTTTTTACACGCAACGTTGGCTGCTGAGCCATTAGCAGGAGAGTCATTGCTTGTAAGTCAACAGGAGATGGCTCGGTTGGCGAGGATCACTCGTGAGTTGGCGCCCCAGCTTCGGGAATATCCGGCGTTAGTGGAGTACGCCGCAACAATCGCGCAATTGCTGAGAGCTCCGAGAGAGGTCTTGCCGCATTCGTTGCGCTCCTCGTACCGCATTACAGCAGACGTGGAGCTAGAAATTCCCGAGTCACTGTTACCCACGTTAGCTCTCAAGCCGGATGCGTCAGAGATTTTATCAAAGCCGATTTTAGAGGGGGGTCCCAAGCGGCAAGTGTTGGAGTTCGAAACGGCGCAATTAGTCGATCCGGATGAGGAGGCGCTTTCTGCTACAGATTGGGTTCCTCCCTTAGAGACAGAGTCTGTCACGGTGGTAACGATCGCGCTGGAACCTGCCACTGAAGAGAGCCCAGAAGCGGAGTTGGAGGCCTTTGAATTTGAAAGCGCGCGGATTGCACGCACGCGGAAACGGTGGGCAATCCGCAAAACGCGCAGACATGGTCACCAGTTTATAGAGCAATTAATTGAGGGCGTTCAACTGGAAATGGTGGCAATACCAGGTGGGACGTTCCTGATGGGGTCTCCGAAGGACGAATCGGAGCGGGAAAACGACGAAGGGCCGCAGCACGAAGTGACGATCCCACCATTGTTCATAAGCAAATACCCGGTGACACAGGCACAGTGGAAATTTGTGGTGGCGGAATTGCCGCAAGTCAAGTGCGAACTCCCTCCCCTCCCTTCGAACTTCAAGGGGAGCGATCGCCCCGTTGAGCAAATCAGCTGGTACGAGGCGGTGGAGTTCTGCGATCGCCTAGCCGCCTGCACGGGACGCCCGTGCCGACTGCCCTCGGAAGCGGAGTGGGAGTATGCCTGTCGTGCGGGAACGACGACGCCATTCCACTTCGGTGAAACCATCTCCCCAGCGTTGGCAAACTACAACAGTACTAGTACTTACAGCAATGGTCCGAAGGGCAAATATCGCCAGAAGTCAACACCGGTTGGAAGTTTCCCCGCCAACGATTTTGGTTTGTACGACATGCACGGAAACGTCCTTGAATGGTGCCAGGACCAGTACCACGAGAAGTACGCGGAGGGGGTCTTTCCGTGCGACGGTAGTGCCTGGGAGGACCGGGGAAAGAGCGCAGAACGCATATTACGCGGCGGCGCCTGGTTCGGCTTTCCGAGGTGGTGCCGCTCTGCGTACCGCTACCACTTCAATCCCGGCGCCCGCAACTACGCTATCGGTTTCCGGGTTGCGTGCGCCGCGCCGAGGACGTAG
- a CDS encoding IS110 family RNA-guided transposase: MDNTICWVGIDVCKQHLDVAIRPHDQMLQFPNTDGGIAALVAQLRPLQPERTVLEATGGMERAAAVALQSAGLAVAVINPRQGRDFARAIGRLAKTDRIDATVLAHLGEALRPPVRPLPSTEARHLKELVTRRRQIVEMIGAEKSRLSGTTGAAKADIQAHIDWMQERLGRLDREIEAVKRQHVEWSEKADLLESVPGVGPVIAMTPIVELPELGRLNHKQIASLVGVAPHNRDSGKVRGKRTIWGGRAAVRAALYMGALVGKRFNPALKDFYERLKQGGKATKVALTACMHKLLTVLNVMVKKGERWRAPSAA; this comes from the coding sequence ATGGATAACACTATCTGTTGGGTCGGGATTGACGTATGCAAGCAACACCTTGATGTTGCCATTCGCCCTCACGACCAGATGCTCCAGTTCCCGAACACCGACGGCGGCATCGCCGCCCTAGTCGCCCAGCTGCGTCCCCTGCAGCCAGAGCGCACTGTACTTGAGGCAACGGGTGGGATGGAACGGGCAGCCGCCGTCGCACTCCAGTCAGCCGGTTTGGCTGTTGCGGTCATCAACCCCCGACAAGGGCGAGATTTCGCCCGCGCCATCGGTCGGCTCGCCAAAACAGACCGCATCGATGCCACCGTGCTGGCGCATCTGGGAGAAGCCCTCCGACCGCCGGTCCGACCCTTGCCCAGCACGGAAGCGCGGCACTTGAAGGAACTGGTGACGCGACGCCGCCAAATCGTGGAGATGATTGGCGCGGAAAAGAGCCGTTTGTCCGGGACAACGGGAGCTGCGAAAGCCGATATTCAAGCCCACATTGACTGGATGCAAGAGCGCCTGGGTCGGCTCGACCGGGAAATCGAAGCAGTCAAGCGTCAGCATGTGGAGTGGTCGGAGAAAGCAGACCTGCTGGAGAGCGTGCCGGGTGTCGGACCCGTCATCGCGATGACGCCGATCGTGGAGTTACCGGAGCTAGGGCGTCTCAACCACAAGCAAATTGCGAGCTTGGTGGGAGTGGCGCCGCACAACCGAGACAGCGGCAAAGTGCGGGGCAAACGGACAATCTGGGGAGGGCGAGCGGCAGTGCGGGCGGCACTGTACATGGGAGCCTTAGTCGGGAAGCGGTTTAACCCAGCACTCAAGGACTTCTACGAGCGTTTAAAACAGGGCGGGAAAGCAACGAAGGTGGCTTTAACAGCCTGCATGCACAAACTGTTGACCGTGTTGAATGTGATGGTCAAAAAGGGAGAACGGTGGCGGGCACCGAGCGCGGCGTGA
- a CDS encoding formylglycine-generating enzyme family protein, whose amino-acid sequence MVKADRQPRITYDRQQVEVQFFREQLDENVHIKMMSIPGGTFLMGSPESELERLDREGPQHEVSVPPFFMGKYPVTQTQWRIVAATFPQVNRKLNPDPSHFKGSDRPVEQVNWYEAVEFCDRLAAYTERPYRLPSEAEWEYACRAGTTTPFHFGETITTELANYRGTDLEFDGQTYSGAYGEGPHGEYREGTTPVGQFAIANEFGLCDIHGNVYEWCQDQYHERYDEGVVPCDGSAWENREEGETRILRGGSWYVNPRGCCSAYRFRFDPGVRGNYFGFRVACAAPRT is encoded by the coding sequence ATGGTCAAAGCCGATCGCCAGCCGCGCATCACTTACGATCGCCAACAAGTTGAGGTGCAGTTCTTCCGGGAACAGCTCGATGAGAACGTCCACATCAAGATGATGTCGATTCCCGGCGGCACGTTCTTGATGGGATCGCCGGAGTCCGAGCTGGAGAGACTCGATCGTGAAGGACCCCAACACGAGGTCAGCGTGCCACCATTCTTTATGGGCAAATATCCCGTTACCCAGACGCAGTGGCGGATCGTGGCAGCGACTTTTCCTCAGGTGAATCGCAAACTCAACCCCGACCCATCGCACTTCAAGGGAAGCGATCGCCCCGTCGAGCAAGTCAACTGGTACGAGGCGGTGGAATTCTGCGATCGCCTAGCTGCCTACACAGAACGACCCTACCGACTGCCGAGCGAAGCGGAGTGGGAATATGCTTGCCGCGCGGGAACGACAACTCCGTTTCACTTTGGCGAAACGATAACAACCGAGCTGGCGAACTATCGCGGCACGGATTTGGAATTTGATGGTCAAACCTACAGCGGTGCCTACGGGGAGGGTCCACATGGTGAGTATCGCGAAGGGACAACACCGGTGGGTCAGTTTGCGATCGCCAACGAATTTGGTCTGTGCGACATACACGGAAACGTCTATGAATGGTGTCAGGACCAATATCACGAGAGGTACGACGAGGGTGTCGTTCCATGTGATGGAAGTGCCTGGGAGAACCGGGAAGAGGGCGAAACACGCATATTACGCGGCGGCTCCTGGTACGTCAATCCGAGGGGGTGCTGCTCTGCGTACCGCTTCCGCTTCGATCCCGGCGTCCGCGGCAACTATTTCGGTTTCCGTGTAGCGTGCGCCGCGCCGAGGACGTAA
- the avd gene encoding diversity-generating retroelement protein Avd: protein MSELPIIQRTHDLIKWYVPILNKLPRDHKFMLGDRIVSALYDLLEGLVRARYSRDKLDLLQSLNAQLSVLRHQTRLLLDFELISSKRFQFANQHLDAIGSELGGWIKRQQTFRPVEAA from the coding sequence TTGAGCGAGCTACCGATAATCCAGCGCACCCACGACCTCATCAAGTGGTACGTGCCGATTCTCAACAAACTGCCCCGCGACCATAAATTCATGCTAGGCGACCGGATCGTTTCCGCGCTGTACGACTTACTGGAAGGGTTGGTCCGCGCTCGCTACAGTCGCGACAAGCTCGATCTTCTCCAGTCCCTCAATGCCCAGCTTTCGGTGTTGCGCCACCAAACCCGTTTGCTGTTGGACTTCGAGCTGATTTCCAGCAAACGCTTCCAATTCGCCAACCAGCACCTCGACGCAATTGGTAGCGAGCTCGGCGGTTGGATTAAGCGGCAACAAACGTTCCGCCCGGTCGAAGCTGCATGA
- a CDS encoding RNA-directed DNA polymerase — MKRYGNLWPEIIDFDNLLLAARNAQRGKRYRDNVLAFNANLASELTRLQTELNEQRYVPGGYHTFEIRDPKPRLISAAPYRDRVVHHALCNVIQWRIERSFIHDSYANRLGYGTHRALKRFTTFARSHRYVLQCDIRKYFPSIDREILKTLLRRKLKCPQTLWLADTIIDASVRHGDLSAADARHFPGDELLTPLERRRGLPIGNLTSQFFANLYLNGLDHFVNEQLRVPHYLRYADDFALFSNDRAQLVAAREAIAVYLETLRLQLHPIKTQLFETRHGANFVGFRVLGDRVRVRNDNLQRSRRRLRKLQREYGVGAIAPEKIAQRLQSWDAHLRHGDTYRLRQCIFANLRFELLGDRDRLEPTECIRERVNA, encoded by the coding sequence ATGAAACGTTACGGTAACCTCTGGCCCGAAATCATCGACTTCGACAACCTATTGCTCGCTGCCCGTAACGCCCAACGGGGCAAACGTTATCGCGATAACGTCCTGGCATTCAATGCCAACCTCGCCAGCGAACTCACTCGCCTGCAAACCGAACTTAACGAGCAGCGGTACGTCCCCGGTGGCTACCACACCTTCGAAATCCGCGACCCCAAACCGCGTCTAATTTCCGCTGCACCTTACCGCGATCGCGTGGTGCATCACGCCCTCTGCAACGTCATCCAGTGGCGCATCGAGCGCAGCTTCATCCACGACAGCTACGCCAACCGCCTCGGCTACGGCACCCACCGCGCCCTGAAGCGCTTCACCACCTTCGCTCGCAGCCACCGCTACGTGCTGCAGTGCGACATCCGCAAGTATTTCCCCAGCATCGATCGCGAAATCCTCAAAACCCTACTGCGCCGCAAACTCAAGTGTCCGCAAACGCTCTGGCTGGCCGACACGATTATCGACGCTAGCGTTCGGCACGGCGACTTGTCTGCCGCAGACGCACGCCACTTCCCCGGGGACGAGCTGCTGACCCCACTCGAACGCCGTCGCGGACTGCCCATCGGCAACCTCACCAGCCAGTTCTTTGCCAACCTCTACCTTAACGGGCTGGACCACTTCGTCAACGAGCAACTGCGCGTCCCCCACTACCTGCGCTACGCGGACGACTTCGCCCTCTTCAGCAACGATCGCGCCCAACTCGTGGCGGCACGGGAGGCGATCGCAGTGTATCTGGAAACCTTGCGCCTGCAGCTCCACCCCATCAAAACGCAACTGTTCGAGACGCGGCACGGCGCTAACTTCGTGGGCTTCAGGGTGCTGGGCGATCGCGTACGGGTCCGCAACGACAACCTGCAGCGATCGCGGCGGCGACTGCGGAAACTGCAGCGGGAGTATGGTGTCGGGGCGATCGCGCCAGAAAAGATAGCGCAGCGGCTGCAAAGTTGGGACGCGCACCTGCGACACGGAGACACCTACCGGTTGCGGCAGTGCATCTTCGCCAACCTAAGATTCGAGCTGCTCGGCGATCGCGATCGTCTAGAACCAACCGAGTGCATCCGGGAGAGGGTCAACGCATGA